A window from Zingiber officinale cultivar Zhangliang unplaced genomic scaffold, Zo_v1.1 ctg100, whole genome shotgun sequence encodes these proteins:
- the LOC122035747 gene encoding abscisic acid 8'-hydroxylase 3-like isoform X1, translating into MDLDGIHILTLFSVLVFSVLAIWFRSWKSQLELRNIPGKLGWPLIGETVAFVSDFSSPSGIYSFIKKRQRSYGRVFKTSVLGRFTIFMTGREASRFLLSGKDGVVSLNLSYAGKQVLGPSSLLTTAGEDHRQLRRLIGEPLSVESLKKNVEFINHWAINALEEWQSGRRVLVLEEASAFTLKVITNMIMSLAPTGEEQEKFRANFKLISATFASLPFKIPGTAFHRGIQARNRMYEMLDRMIAKRRSGEEVQDDFLQSLLRKHSGDDEDSEKLSDAQLKDNILTLLVAGHDTTTAALTWFIKFLGDNPDVLQNLREEHLQIQNARRSSSSSNSDHVTWSEVNSMAYTNKVISETLRKATILPWFSRKAAEDFTIDGYEIKKDWAVNLDVVSMHHDPSVFPDPEKFDPSRFDMPLKPYSFLGFGHGPRMCPGMHLAKLEICIFMHHFLCRYKWESLDEDESLNPTLVRMPKNKYPIAVEQL; encoded by the exons ATGGATCTGGATGGCATACACATCCTCACTTTGTTTTCGGTACTCGTGTTTTCTGTTCTAGCAATTTGGTTTCGCTCATGGAAATCCCAATTGGAGCTGAGGAACATCCCTGGAAAGTTGGGATGGCCTTTGATAGGAGAGACAGTCGCCTTTGTTTCAGATTTCTCCAGCCCTTCCGGCATTTACAGCTTCATCAAGAAGCGACAGCGCAG CTATGGGAGGGTGTTCAAGACGAGTGTGCTGGGGAGGTTCACAATCTTCATGACAGGGCGAGAGGCCAGCAGATTCCTCCTGTCCGGAAAAGATGGAGTGGTGAGCCTCAACCTGTCCTACGCCGGCAAGCAGGTGCTCGGGCCGTCGAGCCTTCTCACCACCGCCGGCGAGGATCACCGGCAGCTCCGCAGACTGATCGGAGAACCTCTGTCGGTCGAGTCCCTGAAGAAGAACGTGGAGTTCATCAATCACTGGGCCATTAATGCCTTGGAAGAGTGGCAATCAGGAAGGAGAGTCCTCGTGCTCGAAGAAGCTTCGGCT TTCACGCTCAAGGTGATCACCAACATGATCATGAGCTTGGCGCCGACCGGGGAAGAACAAGAGAAGTTTCGCGCCAATTTCAAACTCATCTCAGCTACCTTCGCGTCCCTACCTTTCAAGATCCCCGGAACGGCATTCCACCGCGGGATCCAGGCTCGGAACAGGATGTACGAGATGCTGGATCGAATGATCGCGAAGCGGAGGAGCGGCGAAGAAGTGCAGGATGATTTCTTGCAATCTCTTCTGAGAAAGCACAGCGGAGACGATGAGGACTCGGAGAAGCTGTCTGATGCGCAGCTGAAGGACAACATTTTGACTCTGCTCGTCGCAGGCCATGACACCACCACAGCAGCCCTCACTTGGTTCATCAAGTTCTTGGGAGACAACCCGGATGTCCTGCAAAACCTCAGA GAAGAACATTTGCAGATTCAGAATGCAAGaagaagcagcagcagcagcaactcAGATCATGTCACTTGGTCTGAAGTCAATAGCATGGCATATACCAACAAG GTGATCAGTGAAACGCTGAGGAAAGCCACCATCTTACCTTGGTTCTCGAGAAAGGCAGCTGAGGATTTCACCATTGATG GGTATGAAATAAAGAAGGACTGGGCAGTGAACTTGGACGTAGTCTCCATGCACCATGATCCGAGTGTCTTCCCTGACCCTGAGAAATTTGATCCTTCCAGATTTGAC ATGCCATTGAAGCCCTACAGCTTCCTGGGGTTTGGCCACGGGCCAAGAATGTGCCCAGGAATGCATTTGGCCAAGCTGGAGATCTGCATATTTATGCACCACTTCCTCTGCAGATACAA
- the LOC122035747 gene encoding abscisic acid 8'-hydroxylase 3-like isoform X2 — protein sequence MDLDGIHILTLFSVLVFSVLAIWFRSWKSQLELRNIPGKLGWPLIGETVAFVSDFSSPSGIYSFIKKRQRSYGRVFKTSVLGRFTIFMTGREASRFLLSGKDGVVSLNLSYAGKQVLGPSSLLTTAGEDHRQLRRLIGEPLSVESLKKNVEFINHWAINALEEWQSGRRVLVLEEASAVITNMIMSLAPTGEEQEKFRANFKLISATFASLPFKIPGTAFHRGIQARNRMYEMLDRMIAKRRSGEEVQDDFLQSLLRKHSGDDEDSEKLSDAQLKDNILTLLVAGHDTTTAALTWFIKFLGDNPDVLQNLREEHLQIQNARRSSSSSNSDHVTWSEVNSMAYTNKVISETLRKATILPWFSRKAAEDFTIDGYEIKKDWAVNLDVVSMHHDPSVFPDPEKFDPSRFDMPLKPYSFLGFGHGPRMCPGMHLAKLEICIFMHHFLCRYKWESLDEDESLNPTLVRMPKNKYPIAVEQL from the exons ATGGATCTGGATGGCATACACATCCTCACTTTGTTTTCGGTACTCGTGTTTTCTGTTCTAGCAATTTGGTTTCGCTCATGGAAATCCCAATTGGAGCTGAGGAACATCCCTGGAAAGTTGGGATGGCCTTTGATAGGAGAGACAGTCGCCTTTGTTTCAGATTTCTCCAGCCCTTCCGGCATTTACAGCTTCATCAAGAAGCGACAGCGCAG CTATGGGAGGGTGTTCAAGACGAGTGTGCTGGGGAGGTTCACAATCTTCATGACAGGGCGAGAGGCCAGCAGATTCCTCCTGTCCGGAAAAGATGGAGTGGTGAGCCTCAACCTGTCCTACGCCGGCAAGCAGGTGCTCGGGCCGTCGAGCCTTCTCACCACCGCCGGCGAGGATCACCGGCAGCTCCGCAGACTGATCGGAGAACCTCTGTCGGTCGAGTCCCTGAAGAAGAACGTGGAGTTCATCAATCACTGGGCCATTAATGCCTTGGAAGAGTGGCAATCAGGAAGGAGAGTCCTCGTGCTCGAAGAAGCTTCGGCT GTGATCACCAACATGATCATGAGCTTGGCGCCGACCGGGGAAGAACAAGAGAAGTTTCGCGCCAATTTCAAACTCATCTCAGCTACCTTCGCGTCCCTACCTTTCAAGATCCCCGGAACGGCATTCCACCGCGGGATCCAGGCTCGGAACAGGATGTACGAGATGCTGGATCGAATGATCGCGAAGCGGAGGAGCGGCGAAGAAGTGCAGGATGATTTCTTGCAATCTCTTCTGAGAAAGCACAGCGGAGACGATGAGGACTCGGAGAAGCTGTCTGATGCGCAGCTGAAGGACAACATTTTGACTCTGCTCGTCGCAGGCCATGACACCACCACAGCAGCCCTCACTTGGTTCATCAAGTTCTTGGGAGACAACCCGGATGTCCTGCAAAACCTCAGA GAAGAACATTTGCAGATTCAGAATGCAAGaagaagcagcagcagcagcaactcAGATCATGTCACTTGGTCTGAAGTCAATAGCATGGCATATACCAACAAG GTGATCAGTGAAACGCTGAGGAAAGCCACCATCTTACCTTGGTTCTCGAGAAAGGCAGCTGAGGATTTCACCATTGATG GGTATGAAATAAAGAAGGACTGGGCAGTGAACTTGGACGTAGTCTCCATGCACCATGATCCGAGTGTCTTCCCTGACCCTGAGAAATTTGATCCTTCCAGATTTGAC ATGCCATTGAAGCCCTACAGCTTCCTGGGGTTTGGCCACGGGCCAAGAATGTGCCCAGGAATGCATTTGGCCAAGCTGGAGATCTGCATATTTATGCACCACTTCCTCTGCAGATACAA